A section of the Chryseobacterium ginsenosidimutans genome encodes:
- a CDS encoding LytR/AlgR family response regulator transcription factor — MNIIIIEDEFRAAKSLQNLILELKPDAKILGVYDSIEMTVESLSKDVKPDLIFMDIHLSDGLSFEIFKQVEITCPVVFCTAFDQYMLDAFKSKGVDYVLKPFSREDIAEALKKVDELKKFFQKSELPDLEALLQKISQPQSASKSSFLVFKNQKYTTILTENIAYFYIHNEITHLVTFDKEQFQLTQSLGQVAEQVSEKQFFRINRQYLVNFKAIKEMEHYFQRKILVKLTIETAEKLLINKEKTHSFFTWLEDR, encoded by the coding sequence ATGAATATCATCATCATTGAAGACGAATTCAGAGCCGCGAAATCTCTTCAGAATTTAATATTAGAATTAAAACCGGATGCCAAAATTCTTGGCGTTTACGACAGTATTGAAATGACTGTTGAATCTTTATCAAAAGATGTAAAACCCGATCTTATTTTCATGGATATCCATCTGTCTGACGGACTTTCATTTGAAATTTTCAAACAGGTAGAAATTACTTGCCCGGTGGTTTTCTGTACCGCTTTCGACCAATATATGCTGGATGCTTTTAAAAGTAAGGGCGTCGATTATGTCTTAAAACCATTTTCGCGAGAAGACATTGCCGAAGCTCTGAAGAAAGTTGATGAATTAAAGAAATTTTTTCAGAAATCAGAACTTCCCGATCTGGAAGCTCTTTTACAGAAAATCAGTCAGCCACAATCTGCGAGCAAGAGTAGTTTTCTGGTCTTTAAAAATCAAAAATACACAACAATTCTCACGGAAAATATTGCTTATTTCTACATTCACAATGAGATTACACATCTTGTTACTTTTGATAAAGAACAGTTTCAGTTAACCCAATCTTTGGGGCAGGTTGCTGAACAGGTTTCCGAGAAACAATTTTTCAGAATTAATAGGCAATACTTAGTCAATTTTAAAGCCATTAAAGAAATGGAGCATTATTTCCAGCGTAAAATTCTGGTTAAATTAACGATAGAAACTGCCGAAAAGCTACTTATTAATAAAGAAAAAACACACAGTTTTTTTACATGGCTGGAAGACCGTTAA
- a CDS encoding sensor histidine kinase has protein sequence MQQQKIKISQAVIWISSIFLGVLSSVPQLASHAFNWKEAVVNSAITAAFSIIMWYLNIYLLNRNSEKKRQQISYSRLMIVLAFGMVIMFGLAWIQQLILSHISFGPTMLMVEVRGILINLVCYMFLTLLQNNYTGQQVQLELEKVKSDNLGAQFELLKQQINPHFLFNSLNTLKSMAETNDSETVDFIMKLSDFYRFTLESRKLDLITVQEEMKIIDSYIFLQKARFGEGITLTNELNNEVLKTLIPPFTLQLLVENCIKHNIVSQSKPLHIRIYSSENRIVIENPVQKKMTTEDSLGIGLDNVKLRYKHLLEQEIQINSDEKIFQIKLPFIHEYHHH, from the coding sequence ATGCAGCAGCAAAAAATAAAAATTTCACAAGCCGTCATCTGGATAAGTTCTATTTTTTTGGGAGTTTTATCTTCGGTTCCGCAACTCGCTTCTCATGCTTTCAACTGGAAAGAAGCAGTGGTAAATTCGGCTATCACAGCGGCTTTTTCCATTATTATGTGGTATCTCAACATATATTTACTCAACCGAAATTCAGAAAAGAAAAGACAACAAATATCCTATTCAAGATTAATGATTGTTTTGGCTTTCGGGATGGTCATTATGTTTGGTTTAGCCTGGATTCAACAGCTTATTTTATCACACATCAGTTTCGGTCCGACAATGTTGATGGTAGAAGTCAGAGGGATTTTAATCAATCTTGTATGCTATATGTTTTTGACTTTACTTCAAAATAATTACACGGGTCAACAGGTTCAACTGGAATTGGAAAAAGTAAAAAGTGATAATTTGGGAGCTCAGTTTGAATTATTAAAACAGCAAATCAATCCACATTTTCTTTTTAACAGTTTAAACACTTTAAAATCAATGGCTGAAACGAATGATTCTGAAACTGTTGATTTTATCATGAAACTTTCTGACTTCTATCGCTTTACGTTGGAAAGTAGAAAATTAGATCTGATTACTGTTCAGGAGGAAATGAAAATTATCGATTCGTATATTTTTCTACAAAAAGCTCGTTTTGGCGAAGGAATTACACTTACAAATGAATTAAATAATGAAGTTTTAAAAACATTAATCCCGCCTTTTACCTTACAGTTATTAGTTGAAAACTGTATTAAACATAATATTGTTTCACAAAGCAAACCTTTACACATAAGAATTTACAGTTCTGAAAATAGAATTGTTATTGAGAATCCTGTTCAAAAGAAAATGACGACAGAAGATTCATTAGGAATTGGATTAGACAATGTAAAATTGCGTTACAAACACCTATTGGAACAGGAAATTCAAATTAATTCAGACGAAAAAATATTTCAAATAAAACTCCCTTTTATCCATGAATATCATCATCATTGA